One part of the Paenibacillus silvisoli genome encodes these proteins:
- a CDS encoding amidohydrolase family protein encodes MRDLKAYIDSIRILDNHEHIRTQRMRQESGFDFYQMLHYIGSDLVTAGMPWEFLYGGGTELDPEQKAQQFLTYWRRSSNTGYARALNMAVRDLYGMQEWTVPALLETNEKVRRATQDPGWYSYVLRERAGIDMALTLIQETNVDLELFRPVLYFDPFFRLLNWTDIETVVGPNRSIGTLGQYMEAVEEIIAGWVPLQVVASKMGHAYWRTLFTEDVSRSDAEAVFRRLMDRAEGLSQAESKPLQDYLIHFCIQQSVRNGLPIQIHTGHHEPSVTRDGNTLTNSLVSDLIPLLLKYRDARFVLLHGGYPYVGEYASIAKNFPNVYADMTWLYVISPTASKQLLHQLIDMVPQSKILGFGGDYLHVEGAYAHSKLARSVLTSVLQEKLADGSMNEEEAAHFADLVLRDNVNELYDLSLK; translated from the coding sequence ATGAGGGATTTGAAAGCTTATATCGACAGCATCCGGATACTCGACAACCATGAACATATTCGTACGCAGCGGATGAGACAGGAAAGCGGCTTTGATTTTTACCAAATGCTTCACTACATCGGATCTGACTTGGTGACCGCGGGCATGCCTTGGGAGTTTCTGTATGGCGGAGGCACCGAGCTTGACCCTGAGCAGAAGGCGCAGCAATTTCTAACGTATTGGCGGCGTTCGTCCAACACCGGCTATGCGCGCGCGCTGAATATGGCCGTCCGCGATCTATACGGGATGCAGGAATGGACGGTACCAGCCCTCTTGGAAACGAACGAGAAGGTGCGGCGGGCGACGCAGGATCCGGGCTGGTATTCGTATGTGCTCCGGGAGCGTGCCGGCATTGATATGGCGCTGACCTTAATTCAGGAGACGAACGTCGATCTGGAGCTGTTCCGGCCGGTGCTCTATTTCGATCCGTTCTTTCGTTTGTTGAACTGGACAGATATCGAAACGGTCGTTGGGCCGAATCGGTCAATCGGAACGCTCGGCCAGTATATGGAGGCGGTTGAAGAAATCATTGCGGGCTGGGTGCCGCTTCAAGTCGTTGCTTCGAAAATGGGGCATGCCTACTGGCGTACGCTGTTTACGGAGGATGTCAGCCGCTCGGATGCGGAAGCTGTCTTCCGCCGCTTGATGGATCGGGCCGAAGGCTTGTCTCAAGCCGAATCGAAGCCGCTGCAGGACTATCTCATTCACTTCTGCATTCAGCAATCCGTCCGCAACGGACTGCCGATCCAAATCCATACCGGCCATCATGAACCAAGCGTTACCCGCGACGGCAATACGCTCACCAATTCGCTGGTCAGCGACTTGATTCCGCTGCTGCTGAAATATCGCGATGCGCGTTTCGTTCTGCTGCATGGCGGTTATCCGTATGTCGGCGAATACGCGTCGATTGCGAAAAATTTTCCGAATGTGTACGCCGATATGACGTGGTTGTACGTGATCTCCCCTACCGCATCCAAACAGCTGCTGCATCAGCTGATCGATATGGTGCCGCAGTCGAAGATTCTCGGCTTCGGCGGGGATTATCTGCATGTTGAAGGCGCCTACGCTCACTCCAAGCTGGCGCGGAGCGTATTGACGTCCGTCCTTCAGGAGAAGCTGGCGGATGGTTCGATGAATGAAGAGGAAGCTGCTCATTTCGCTGATCTAGTGTTGCGCGACAATGTGAATGAGTTGTATGATTTGTCGTTAAAATGA
- a CDS encoding VOC family protein gives MNNLLLSEKIMLWQYVKDLPAAVEWYSDVFGIQSTDNIGVAYFFSLNEHTGLALSQLFMGQADELPKSVMLDLQSNDIYETHRMLKEKGVRVGEIENPAWIYHEFYLWDLEDNQIRIHGFVHNQDETM, from the coding sequence ATGAATAATCTTTTACTGAGCGAGAAAATAATGCTTTGGCAGTACGTGAAAGATCTACCTGCAGCCGTCGAGTGGTATTCAGACGTGTTTGGCATTCAATCTACCGATAATATTGGCGTTGCTTATTTCTTTAGTTTAAACGAACATACAGGGCTGGCACTCAGTCAATTATTTATGGGGCAAGCAGACGAGCTGCCGAAAAGCGTTATGCTCGACTTACAAAGCAACGATATTTATGAAACGCACCGCATGTTAAAGGAAAAAGGCGTTCGCGTCGGGGAAATCGAAAACCCGGCGTGGATCTATCATGAATTTTATTTGTGGGATTTAGAAGACAATCAAATCCGTATCCATGGATTCGTACATAACCAAGATGAAACCATGTAG
- a CDS encoding carbohydrate ABC transporter permease: MRKLTTGDAAFQSLNYILLSLLGIMTLYPFLNLLALSFNDSLDSLKGGVHILPRAFTLENYATMFQNTQLYGAALRSLARTLIGTGLGIFCTALFAYALSRKEFVFRRGFNLILVVTLYVNGGIIPIYLTIKNLHLTNSFFVYLLPLLINGFYIMIMRSSFEQLPAGLTESAKIDGASDFQTLFRIIIPISLPVIATITLFIAVMHWNSWFDNYLYNSRDQKLALLQYELMKILLNSVGQQSSQTHVDENTVKIISPESIRATMTIIVTVPILLIYPFLQRYFIKGITIGAIKE, translated from the coding sequence ATGAGAAAACTGACAACCGGCGATGCGGCGTTTCAATCGCTCAACTACATACTGCTTAGCCTGCTAGGCATTATGACGCTGTATCCGTTCCTAAACCTGCTGGCCTTATCGTTCAACGATTCGCTGGATTCGCTGAAAGGCGGCGTCCATATCCTTCCGCGAGCGTTCACGTTGGAAAATTACGCGACGATGTTTCAAAACACGCAGCTGTACGGGGCTGCGCTGCGCTCGCTCGCAAGGACGCTGATCGGCACCGGGTTAGGCATCTTCTGCACGGCGTTATTCGCCTATGCGCTAAGCCGCAAAGAGTTTGTTTTCCGGCGCGGCTTCAACCTCATCCTCGTCGTGACGTTGTACGTGAATGGGGGAATCATCCCGATCTACCTGACGATCAAAAACCTGCATCTTACGAACAGCTTTTTCGTGTACCTGTTGCCGCTGCTTATTAACGGCTTCTATATCATGATCATGCGCAGCTCGTTCGAGCAGCTGCCGGCCGGGCTGACCGAATCGGCGAAGATCGACGGCGCTTCCGACTTCCAGACGCTCTTCCGGATCATCATTCCGATCAGCCTGCCCGTCATCGCCACGATTACGCTGTTTATCGCGGTCATGCACTGGAATTCATGGTTTGACAACTATCTCTATAACAGCCGCGATCAGAAGCTGGCCTTGCTCCAATACGAATTGATGAAGATTCTGCTCAACTCCGTCGGTCAGCAAAGCTCTCAGACGCATGTGGACGAGAATACGGTAAAAATCATTTCGCCGGAATCGATCCGGGCCACGATGACGATCATCGTCACCGTGCCGATCTTGCTGATTTATCCGTTTCTCCAGCGGTATTTTATTAAAGGGATCACGATCGGCGCCATCAAAGAATGA
- a CDS encoding extracellular solute-binding protein — MKKSRIWMGLLTSTLLLATAACSGSNNTNSPNTPAAEEQNGETNGNASGNAGAGTNTEAEAAPDLSPITYSMGTDQNKITWDTPITKKLTEKTGVSLKYDVIVGDLFQKWDIWLASGDYPDIIRLDALHLQKYVEAGAVIPLEELIEKYGPHIKEKFGDKFDLLKDKDGHIYSIFSVNAATEAPANSKPPFIVQQAVLEEAGYPEVKTLDQLYQLIKDYKAKHPQIDGNDTIGFAAAMESFMIKIGFNNPVISAQGLPDHGNFYLDGDKVNWNPVSDASKKYFQFLNKLVQEGLFDIEAFSMDLPAMQTKLAQGRVLAAYAPGWVSDQPDAALRAEGKEDRMYAHLPILFDSSMEDHSTAVTPVNSGTHQWAVSVNAKNPERIIQFIDYLFTDEGQILTQWGIEGVHYDVVDGKRVVKDEWLAKKAADADSLYKEGFTGEGTGGASQWFSIGNGAKLADGDYATPLTKELVRKEYTEKTKEVLSKYNAETWSDLLPPAQTVPGYVWQLQPPEDTLAIDVKLEENWRKSMPKMLLAKNNDEFEKEWEAFVAGSKDAGLDDYNAAFTKIWQEFVNK, encoded by the coding sequence ATGAAGAAGTCGCGAATTTGGATGGGGCTGCTTACCTCCACGCTGTTGCTCGCAACCGCGGCATGCTCCGGTTCGAATAACACGAACAGCCCGAACACGCCGGCAGCGGAAGAGCAGAACGGGGAAACAAACGGGAACGCATCAGGAAACGCGGGGGCAGGCACAAACACAGAAGCAGAGGCCGCCCCGGATCTATCGCCAATTACCTACTCGATGGGAACCGACCAGAACAAGATTACCTGGGATACGCCGATTACGAAGAAGCTTACGGAGAAGACCGGCGTCTCGTTGAAGTATGACGTCATCGTCGGCGATTTGTTCCAGAAGTGGGACATCTGGCTGGCGAGCGGCGATTATCCGGACATCATTCGTCTGGATGCGCTGCATCTGCAAAAATACGTAGAAGCCGGCGCCGTCATTCCGCTCGAAGAGTTGATCGAGAAATACGGCCCGCATATTAAAGAGAAATTCGGCGACAAATTCGATCTGCTGAAGGACAAAGACGGCCATATTTATTCGATCTTCTCCGTCAATGCCGCCACCGAGGCGCCTGCGAATTCGAAGCCGCCGTTCATCGTCCAGCAAGCGGTGCTGGAAGAAGCGGGCTACCCTGAAGTGAAAACGCTGGATCAGCTGTACCAGCTCATTAAGGATTACAAAGCGAAGCACCCGCAAATCGACGGCAACGACACGATCGGCTTCGCCGCCGCGATGGAATCGTTCATGATCAAAATCGGCTTCAACAATCCGGTCATCAGCGCGCAAGGGCTGCCGGATCACGGCAATTTCTATCTCGATGGCGACAAGGTGAATTGGAATCCGGTATCGGACGCTTCCAAGAAGTACTTCCAATTCCTGAACAAGCTCGTACAGGAAGGTCTGTTCGACATCGAAGCGTTCTCGATGGATCTGCCGGCGATGCAAACGAAGCTCGCCCAAGGCCGCGTGCTTGCCGCCTATGCGCCGGGCTGGGTTTCCGATCAGCCGGATGCCGCGCTCAGAGCCGAAGGCAAGGAAGACCGCATGTATGCGCATCTGCCGATCCTGTTCGATTCGAGCATGGAGGATCACTCGACCGCGGTAACGCCGGTTAACTCCGGGACGCATCAGTGGGCCGTAAGCGTAAATGCGAAAAATCCGGAGCGCATTATCCAATTCATCGATTACTTGTTCACGGATGAAGGTCAAATTTTGACGCAATGGGGCATTGAAGGCGTCCACTACGATGTCGTTGACGGCAAACGGGTCGTGAAAGACGAATGGCTGGCGAAGAAGGCTGCCGATGCCGACTCCCTTTATAAGGAAGGCTTCACGGGCGAAGGAACGGGCGGAGCAAGCCAATGGTTCAGCATCGGCAACGGCGCCAAGCTGGCGGACGGCGATTACGCGACGCCGCTGACGAAAGAGCTGGTGCGCAAGGAATATACGGAGAAGACGAAAGAGGTACTTAGCAAATACAACGCGGAAACGTGGTCCGATCTGCTGCCGCCGGCTCAAACGGTACCGGGCTATGTGTGGCAGCTTCAGCCGCCGGAGGATACGCTCGCTATCGACGTGAAGCTGGAGGAAAATTGGCGCAAGAGCATGCCTAAGATGCTGCTGGCCAAGAACAACGACGAATTCGAGAAAGAGTGGGAAGCGTTCGTAGCGGGCTCCAAGGATGCCGGATTGGACGATTATAATGCGGCATTTACAAAAATATGGCAGGAGTTTGTAAACAAGTAG
- a CDS encoding excinuclease ABC subunit UvrA, producing MSETNQEYIVLTGARENNLKNVSLRIPKRKITIFTGVSGSGKSSIVFDTIAAESTRLLNENFSMFVRNFLPKVPQPDADAIENLSMAVIVDQKRLGGGSHSTMGTITDISPILRLLFSRAGQPYVGQAHMFSFNDPQGMCPECNGIGRSMVVDMDKAVDKSKSLNEGAIMLPGYKVGDWEVNMLLQSGDFDPDKKLSDYSAEELDLLLNGKARKVEVEFAGKMMNITVEGVIEKFTNKYIKRDVKTMSERTQQAVAPYIIEGTCSGCHGARLSQATLSSKINGYNIADLSSMEVGQLIRVVSEIDDPVAAPIVKSLAERLQHLVDIGLDYLTLDRETDTLSGGESQRVKMVKHLSGSLVDVTYIFDEPSVGLHPRDVHRLNELLQKLRDKGNTVIVVEHDPDVIKVADHIVDVGPKAGSRGGNIVFEGSFPGLLESGTLTGNFMKRPLALKQDCRQPSGKLPVKNATLHNLKNVNVDIPTGVLTVVTGVAGSGKSTLINDIFLSQHADAIVIDQSAIGVSSRSNPATYTGIMDDVRKAFASANKVNQGLFSFNSKGACENCQGQGVVSIDLSFLDSVDLPCEVCGGRRFKEEVLVYKYNGKSIADVLEMTVEQALEFFELKEVVRKLQAMSDVGLNYITLGQPMSTLSGGECQRIKLASELHKKGSIYVMDEPTTGLHMSDIGHLLEIMNRLVDAGNTVIVIEHNLEVIGQADWIIDMGPDGGSRGGQVVYEGPPAGIMQAEQSITGKYLG from the coding sequence ATGAGCGAAACGAATCAGGAATATATCGTGCTTACGGGTGCGAGGGAAAACAATCTTAAGAATGTATCGCTGCGCATTCCGAAGCGCAAAATTACGATTTTCACCGGCGTTTCCGGTTCCGGGAAGTCGTCGATCGTCTTCGATACGATCGCGGCGGAATCTACGCGCTTGCTGAATGAGAACTTCAGCATGTTCGTGCGTAATTTCCTGCCCAAAGTGCCGCAGCCGGATGCGGACGCGATCGAAAATTTGAGCATGGCGGTTATCGTGGATCAGAAACGGCTCGGCGGCGGTTCCCACTCGACCATGGGTACGATTACCGATATTTCTCCCATCCTGCGTCTTCTTTTCTCCCGTGCGGGACAGCCGTATGTAGGACAAGCGCATATGTTTTCGTTTAATGATCCGCAAGGCATGTGTCCCGAGTGCAACGGGATCGGCCGCAGTATGGTCGTCGATATGGACAAGGCGGTGGACAAGTCCAAGTCGCTTAATGAAGGCGCGATCATGCTTCCGGGTTATAAGGTCGGCGACTGGGAAGTGAACATGCTCCTTCAGTCGGGCGATTTCGATCCGGATAAGAAGCTGAGCGATTATTCGGCCGAGGAACTGGATTTGCTGCTAAACGGCAAAGCGAGAAAGGTCGAAGTGGAATTCGCCGGGAAAATGATGAATATTACGGTGGAAGGCGTCATCGAGAAGTTCACCAACAAATATATCAAGCGAGACGTGAAAACGATGTCAGAGCGTACGCAGCAAGCGGTTGCGCCGTACATCATCGAGGGTACCTGCTCCGGCTGTCATGGGGCGCGGCTTAGTCAGGCAACGCTAAGCAGCAAGATCAATGGCTACAATATCGCGGATCTGTCCTCCATGGAAGTGGGACAGCTCATCCGCGTCGTTTCCGAAATCGACGACCCCGTTGCCGCGCCGATCGTCAAGTCGCTTGCGGAACGGCTGCAGCATCTCGTGGACATCGGCTTGGATTACTTGACGCTCGACCGCGAGACGGATACGTTGTCCGGCGGCGAGTCGCAGCGCGTCAAGATGGTGAAGCATTTGAGCGGCAGCTTGGTCGATGTCACGTACATTTTCGATGAACCGAGCGTCGGCTTGCATCCGCGCGACGTCCACCGGTTGAACGAGCTGCTCCAGAAGCTTCGCGACAAAGGCAATACCGTCATCGTCGTCGAGCATGATCCCGATGTCATCAAGGTAGCGGATCATATTGTCGACGTCGGGCCTAAAGCAGGCAGCCGCGGCGGCAATATCGTGTTCGAAGGAAGCTTCCCGGGCTTGCTGGAGTCGGGTACGCTGACGGGCAACTTCATGAAGCGCCCGCTTGCATTGAAGCAGGATTGCCGTCAACCGTCCGGCAAGCTGCCCGTTAAGAACGCTACGCTGCACAACTTAAAGAACGTAAACGTAGATATACCGACCGGCGTTCTGACCGTCGTTACGGGTGTCGCAGGCTCCGGTAAAAGTACGCTTATCAACGATATTTTTCTAAGCCAGCATGCCGATGCGATCGTCATCGACCAATCGGCGATCGGCGTGTCGTCCCGTTCGAATCCGGCGACGTACACGGGCATCATGGATGACGTGCGCAAGGCGTTTGCTTCCGCCAATAAGGTCAACCAAGGCTTGTTCAGCTTTAACTCCAAGGGCGCTTGCGAGAACTGCCAAGGGCAGGGCGTCGTGTCGATCGACCTTTCCTTCCTGGACAGCGTCGATCTGCCGTGCGAGGTTTGCGGAGGCAGACGCTTTAAAGAAGAAGTGCTCGTCTACAAGTACAACGGCAAATCGATTGCGGATGTGCTGGAGATGACCGTGGAGCAGGCTTTGGAATTTTTCGAGCTGAAAGAAGTGGTCCGCAAGCTGCAAGCGATGAGCGATGTAGGCTTGAACTATATTACGCTCGGCCAGCCGATGAGCACGCTCTCGGGCGGGGAATGCCAGCGCATTAAGCTGGCGAGCGAGCTGCACAAGAAAGGCAGCATCTACGTGATGGACGAGCCGACGACCGGCTTGCATATGTCGGATATCGGTCATCTGCTCGAGATCATGAACCGTCTCGTAGACGCCGGCAATACGGTTATCGTCATCGAGCATAACCTTGAGGTGATCGGCCAAGCGGATTGGATCATCGATATGGGACCGGATGGCGGCAGCAGAGGCGGCCAAGTCGTGTACGAAGGACCGCCTGCGGGAATCATGCAAGCGGAGCAGTCGATTACGGGCAAATATTTGGGATAG
- a CDS encoding ABC transporter permease, translating into MQHATTGQKKWLIRIKQQKQLIAMTVPLVVLVIVFHYLPLWGWIMAFQKYSLVKGISGSPFVGFDKFADLFRDDRFYQVLRNTLVMGLLNLITGFFGAILFALLLNEIRFSLFKRTIQTIAYIPHFVSWVVIANIFTMILSPDGGTMNVILEKLGLVESPIYFLAQEEWFWVIHTAASLWKELGWSSIIYLAVLAGVNTELYEAAEMDGASRYRKMWHISVPSLMPTAFVLLVLSLGWIIQSGYESQFLLGNSVVIDYSEVLDLYALNYSFQIGDYSYGAAISIFKSIVSITLVVAVNFLSGKLGQGKVI; encoded by the coding sequence ATGCAGCACGCAACGACCGGACAGAAAAAATGGCTGATCCGCATAAAGCAGCAGAAGCAGTTAATCGCAATGACCGTTCCACTCGTCGTACTTGTCATCGTGTTTCATTATTTGCCGCTGTGGGGCTGGATCATGGCATTCCAGAAATATTCCCTTGTCAAAGGCATATCCGGGAGTCCGTTTGTCGGCTTCGACAAATTCGCCGATCTGTTCCGGGACGACCGATTCTATCAAGTGCTTCGCAACACGCTCGTTATGGGACTGCTGAATTTGATTACAGGCTTCTTCGGCGCGATTCTCTTCGCGCTGCTGTTGAACGAAATCCGATTCTCGTTGTTCAAACGAACGATCCAAACGATCGCGTACATCCCGCACTTCGTGTCCTGGGTCGTTATCGCGAACATATTCACGATGATTCTGTCGCCGGACGGCGGCACGATGAACGTGATTCTAGAGAAGCTTGGCCTCGTTGAATCGCCCATCTACTTCTTGGCTCAGGAAGAATGGTTCTGGGTCATCCATACCGCGGCTAGTCTGTGGAAGGAACTGGGATGGAGCTCGATCATTTACTTGGCCGTACTGGCCGGCGTGAACACGGAGTTGTATGAGGCGGCCGAGATGGACGGCGCTTCGCGTTACCGCAAAATGTGGCATATCTCCGTACCGAGCTTGATGCCGACCGCGTTCGTCCTGCTGGTGCTTTCGCTCGGGTGGATCATTCAGAGCGGCTATGAATCGCAATTTTTGCTCGGCAACTCGGTCGTTATCGACTATTCCGAAGTGCTGGATTTGTACGCGCTCAACTATTCCTTCCAGATCGGCGATTATTCGTACGGCGCCGCGATCAGCATCTTTAAATCCATCGTCAGCATTACGCTCGTTGTAGCGGTCAACTTCCTTTCCGGCAAACTCGGCCAGGGCAAGGTCATTTGA
- a CDS encoding YdeI/OmpD-associated family protein, producing the protein MSNSRTNPTVDLFISKAKTWKAEYEKLRAIVLDCQLTEDYKWMHPCYTYQGKNVVLIHGFKEYVALLFHKGALLKDPKGILIQQTENVQAARQIRFTELREIAAMETIIKDYIYEAIEVEKSGVEVSFKKSTEFAVAEEFQSKLDEDPALKTAFEALTPGRQRAYLLHFSQPKQSKTRAARVEKYMPQILSGKGIDDK; encoded by the coding sequence ATGTCGAACAGCAGAACGAATCCTACGGTCGATTTATTCATTAGCAAAGCGAAAACATGGAAGGCCGAGTACGAGAAGCTGAGAGCGATCGTGCTTGACTGCCAGCTGACCGAAGACTATAAATGGATGCATCCGTGCTACACGTACCAGGGCAAAAACGTCGTGCTCATCCATGGATTTAAAGAATATGTCGCGCTTCTGTTTCATAAAGGCGCTTTGTTGAAGGATCCGAAGGGCATTCTGATCCAGCAAACGGAGAATGTTCAGGCCGCGCGCCAGATTCGGTTTACCGAGCTTAGAGAAATCGCTGCGATGGAAACCATCATCAAAGACTATATTTATGAGGCCATCGAAGTCGAAAAATCCGGCGTGGAAGTCAGCTTCAAGAAGAGCACGGAATTCGCGGTAGCGGAGGAATTTCAATCGAAGCTGGATGAGGATCCGGCGTTGAAAACGGCCTTCGAAGCGTTAACGCCGGGGCGGCAGAGAGCGTACTTGCTTCACTTCTCGCAGCCTAAACAGTCCAAGACGCGGGCGGCAAGGGTCGAGAAATATATGCCGCAAATTCTGAGCGGCAAAGGCATCGACGATAAGTAA
- a CDS encoding glycoside hydrolase family 43 protein translates to MTTTQPARMNQRRITITVLGLILVIAAAAAVWYAVYNKEQQGVATAYTNPVFNHDAPDPTVIKAEDGYYYAITTQSQYNGNLVPLPILQSKDLVHWDMKGTVFTVDDVPSWATFNYMWAPHITHYKGKYYVYYSTKVNDGDPLKGMGIGVAVADHPLGPYKDQGGPIVWGTGFEKIDPFVLDDEDGKRYLYWGSDKQPIYAAQLAEDGLSVVGEEKAVIYPGVQSRELYDALVEGPWVVKRNGYYYMFYSGDYCCQDTGHNAHYAVMAARAKSPTGPFEPYPNNPMLEKNDRFLAPGHNAVIQDEAGTDWMLYHAYNPNDITSSGRVLMIDRIEWKDGWPIIKDGGPSSTLQQEGPVTKD, encoded by the coding sequence TTGACGACGACGCAACCTGCGCGAATGAATCAAAGGAGAATCACAATCACCGTTCTTGGACTTATTCTGGTTATCGCCGCGGCTGCAGCGGTATGGTACGCGGTGTACAACAAAGAACAGCAAGGCGTCGCAACGGCTTACACGAATCCTGTTTTCAATCATGATGCGCCGGACCCTACGGTTATCAAGGCGGAAGACGGTTATTACTATGCCATCACCACGCAAAGCCAATATAACGGAAATTTGGTCCCGCTTCCGATTTTGCAGTCGAAGGATTTGGTGCATTGGGACATGAAAGGGACGGTATTCACGGTAGACGATGTGCCGTCTTGGGCAACGTTCAACTATATGTGGGCGCCGCATATAACCCATTACAAAGGAAAGTACTACGTGTATTACTCCACTAAAGTGAACGACGGCGACCCGCTGAAAGGAATGGGAATCGGCGTAGCCGTTGCTGATCATCCGCTCGGACCCTACAAGGATCAAGGCGGACCGATTGTATGGGGCACGGGCTTTGAGAAAATCGATCCGTTCGTGCTGGATGACGAGGACGGCAAACGTTACTTATATTGGGGTTCAGACAAGCAGCCTATTTACGCTGCTCAGCTGGCGGAGGACGGACTTAGCGTGGTCGGAGAGGAGAAGGCGGTTATCTATCCTGGCGTGCAAAGCAGGGAGCTCTACGACGCTTTAGTGGAAGGGCCTTGGGTCGTGAAACGAAACGGCTATTATTACATGTTCTATTCCGGCGACTATTGCTGTCAGGACACCGGCCATAACGCGCATTATGCGGTCATGGCGGCACGCGCCAAATCGCCGACCGGGCCGTTTGAGCCGTATCCGAACAATCCGATGCTGGAGAAGAACGATAGGTTTCTCGCCCCCGGCCATAACGCCGTCATTCAGGATGAGGCCGGAACCGACTGGATGCTGTACCATGCCTACAATCCGAACGATATAACGTCTTCCGGGCGGGTGCTGATGATCGACCGGATCGAGTGGAAGGACGGCTGGCCGATTATCAAGGACGGAGGCCCTAGCTCGACTTTACAGCAAGAAGGTCCGGTGACGAAGGATTAG